The following proteins are co-located in the Streptomyces kaniharaensis genome:
- a CDS encoding transposase translates to MTIGRIAELLDLDRKTVRKYAHTAVVEDLLAPPRQSRRALSPWIGYLNQRWNEGCTDSGRLFREIQTLGYRGSSRSVRRWLEPLRSSPAPAPKLPTAPTVRQVTGWLTRHPDALNSDETLQLKHLLARCPELTAASESVRDFARMMKNLDGERLLKWIERTEVTDLPPLRNFARHLRQDLDAVTAGLTLRWNSGPVEGHVNRIKYLKRQGYGRASFSLLRRRILLTP, encoded by the coding sequence ATGACCATCGGCCGGATCGCCGAGCTGCTCGACCTCGACCGCAAGACGGTCCGCAAGTACGCCCACACCGCTGTGGTGGAGGATCTCCTGGCCCCGCCCCGGCAGAGCCGCCGTGCACTCTCCCCATGGATCGGCTATCTCAACCAGCGGTGGAACGAGGGCTGCACCGACAGTGGACGCCTGTTCCGTGAGATCCAGACCCTGGGCTACCGCGGCAGCAGCCGCAGCGTCCGGCGCTGGCTGGAGCCGCTGCGGTCCTCACCCGCACCGGCGCCCAAGCTGCCGACCGCGCCGACCGTCCGGCAGGTCACCGGCTGGCTCACCCGCCACCCCGACGCCCTGAACAGCGACGAGACCCTCCAGCTCAAGCACCTGCTGGCCCGCTGTCCCGAGCTGACCGCCGCCAGCGAGAGCGTGCGCGACTTCGCGCGCATGATGAAGAACCTCGACGGCGAGCGACTACTGAAGTGGATCGAGCGGACCGAGGTCACCGACCTGCCGCCGCTACGCAACTTTGCCCGCCACCTGCGCCAGGACCTCGACGCCGTGACCGCCGGACTCACCCTGCGCTGGAACAGCGGCCCCGTCGAGGGCCACGTCAACCGGATCAAGTACCTCAAGAGGCAGGGTTACGGCCGTGCGAGCTTCTCCTTGCTACGTCGCCGAATCCTCCTCACACCCTGA